The following are encoded in a window of Perca fluviatilis chromosome 21, GENO_Pfluv_1.0, whole genome shotgun sequence genomic DNA:
- the LOC120551410 gene encoding microfibril-associated glycoprotein 4-like isoform X2: MKLVSVVLLLLAPLLTSCQQLILPLDCSDIYSNDNSRPSGVYTIYPIGPTSAVQVFQRRMDGTVNFYRGWDQYKTGFGIAAGEYWLGLESLFYMTLRKKYELLVDMEDFEGNKVFARYSSFSIDAESSGYTLNVSGFTDGGAGDSLTNHNGQKFSTFDKDQDSSTITNCARYYLGAFWYKSCYNANPNGVYRWGADSTISGVGVSWHQWKGINYSLKNISMKIRPVQ; encoded by the exons ATGAAG ctggtTTCAGTCGTCCTCCTCCTGCTGGCCCCCCTGTTGACCAGCTGCCAGCAGCTCATTCTGCCGTTGGACTGCAGTGACATTTATAGTAATGACAACAGCCGACCCAGTGGAGTGTACACCATCTATCCCATCGGACCCACGTCTGCTGTCCAG GTGTTCCAGAGGAGGATGGACGGCACGGTGAACTTCTACAGGGGCTGGGATCAATACAAGACCGGCTTTGGTATCGCTGCTGGAGAGTACTGGCTCG GTCTGGAGTCTCTCTTCTACATGACTCTGAGGAAAAAGTACGAGCTGCTGGTCGACATGGAGGACTTTGAAGGAAACAAAGTGTTCGCTCGTTACTCCTCGTTCTCCATCGACGCTGAGTCCTCCGGATACACACTGAATGTTTCTGGATTCACTGATGGAGGAGCAG gAGACTCCCTGACTAATCACAACGGACAGAAGTTCTCCACCTTCGACAAAGACCAGGACTCCTCTACTATTACTAACTGTGCCAGATATTACCTGGGAGCGTTCTGGTACAAAAGCTGTTACAATGCAAATCCAAATGGTGTTTATCGTTGGGGGGCTGACAGCACTATCTCTGGTGTGGGAGTGAGTTGGCACCAATGGAAAGGTATTAACTACTCCCTGAAGAACATCAGCATGAAGATCCGTCCTGTGCAGTAG
- the LOC120551410 gene encoding microfibril-associated glycoprotein 4-like isoform X1 has product MKLVSVVLLLLAPLLTSCQQLILPLDCSDIYSNDNSRPSGVYTIYPIGPTSAVQVYCDMDSEGGRWTVFQRRMDGTVNFYRGWDQYKTGFGIAAGEYWLGLESLFYMTLRKKYELLVDMEDFEGNKVFARYSSFSIDAESSGYTLNVSGFTDGGAGDSLTNHNGQKFSTFDKDQDSSTITNCARYYLGAFWYKSCYNANPNGVYRWGADSTISGVGVSWHQWKGINYSLKNISMKIRPVQ; this is encoded by the exons ATGAAG ctggtTTCAGTCGTCCTCCTCCTGCTGGCCCCCCTGTTGACCAGCTGCCAGCAGCTCATTCTGCCGTTGGACTGCAGTGACATTTATAGTAATGACAACAGCCGACCCAGTGGAGTGTACACCATCTATCCCATCGGACCCACGTCTGCTGTCCAG gtgtactgtgacATGGATTCAGAAGGAGGACGGTGGACG GTGTTCCAGAGGAGGATGGACGGCACGGTGAACTTCTACAGGGGCTGGGATCAATACAAGACCGGCTTTGGTATCGCTGCTGGAGAGTACTGGCTCG GTCTGGAGTCTCTCTTCTACATGACTCTGAGGAAAAAGTACGAGCTGCTGGTCGACATGGAGGACTTTGAAGGAAACAAAGTGTTCGCTCGTTACTCCTCGTTCTCCATCGACGCTGAGTCCTCCGGATACACACTGAATGTTTCTGGATTCACTGATGGAGGAGCAG gAGACTCCCTGACTAATCACAACGGACAGAAGTTCTCCACCTTCGACAAAGACCAGGACTCCTCTACTATTACTAACTGTGCCAGATATTACCTGGGAGCGTTCTGGTACAAAAGCTGTTACAATGCAAATCCAAATGGTGTTTATCGTTGGGGGGCTGACAGCACTATCTCTGGTGTGGGAGTGAGTTGGCACCAATGGAAAGGTATTAACTACTCCCTGAAGAACATCAGCATGAAGATCCGTCCTGTGCAGTAG
- the LOC120551412 gene encoding microfibril-associated glycoprotein 4-like, whose product MKLVSVVLVLLAPLLTSCQQLILPLDCSDIYNNDNSRPSGVYTIYPIGPTSAVQVYCDMDSEGGRWTVFQRRMDGMVNFYRGWDQYKTGFGIAAGEYWLGLESLFYMTLWKKYELLVDMEDFEGNKVFARYSSFSIDSESSGYTLNVSGFINGGAGDALRYHNRQKFSTLDKDQDSSDTRNCARTFLGAFWYRDCHHANPNGVYHWGADSTLYRVGVEWNQWKGPNFSLKTISMKIRPVQ is encoded by the exons ATGAAG ctggtTTCAGTCGTCCTCGTCCTGCTGGCCCCCCTGTTGACCAGCTGCCAGCAGCTCATTCTGCCGTTGGACTGCAGTGACATTTATAATAATGACAACAGCCGACCCAGTGGAGTGTACACCATCTATCCCATCGGACCCACGTCTGCTGTCCAG gtgtactgTGACATGGATTCAGAAGGAGGACGGTGGACG GTGTTCCAGAGGAGGATGGACGGCATGGTGAACTTCTACAGGGGCTGGGATCAATACAAGACCGGCTTTGGTATCGCTGCTGGAGAGTACTGGCTCG gTCTGGAGTCTCTCTTCTACATGACTCTGTGGAAAAAGTACGAGCTGCTGGTCGACATGGAGGACTTTGAAGGAAACAAAGTGTTCGCTCGTTACTCCTCATTCTCCATCGACTCAGAGTCCTCCGGATACACACTGAATGTTTCTGGATTCATTAATGGAGGAGCAG GAGACGCCCTGAGGTATCACAACAGACAGAAGTTCTCCACCTTAGACAAAGACCAGGACTCATCTGATACTAGGAACTGTGCCAGAACTTTCCTGGGGGCCTTCTGGTACAGAGACTGTCACCATGCAAATCCAAACGGTGTTTATCATTGGGGGGCTGACAGCACTCTCTATCGTGTTGGAGTTGAGTGGAACCAATGGAAAGGTCCTAACTTCTCCCTGAAGACCATCAGCATGAAGATCCGTCCTGTGCAGTAG